Proteins encoded within one genomic window of Lampris incognitus isolate fLamInc1 chromosome 19, fLamInc1.hap2, whole genome shotgun sequence:
- the anxa13 gene encoding annexin A13, protein MGNCQPTIVPYEEFDVIADIKAIRKACKGLGTDEQAIIDIMANRSAAQRQEIKQAYFEKYDDELVDKLKSELSGSFEKAILAMLDPPVIYAVKELRKAMKGAGTDEDVLVELLCTATNADIALFKECYFQVHERDLEADIEGDTSGDVRNLLTTLLQGMRDESYEVDEALAEQDATSLFEAGEGCFGTDESTFSYILASRNYLQLQVTFKIYEQLSGTEILDAIENETSGTLKRCYITLVRVAKNPQLYFARRLNEAMAGAGTDEDTVIRIIVCRSEYDLETIKDMYLEKYDVSLKDALRDECSGDFKRLLLAICH, encoded by the exons ATGGGCAACTGTCAA CCCACAATCGTACCCTATGAGGAGTTTGATGTCATCGCTGACATCAAGGCCATCCGCAAAGCCTGCAAAGGGCTGG GAACTGATGAGCAGGCCATCATTGACATAATGGCAAATCGAAGTGCAGCCCAGCGTCAGGAGATCAAACAGGCCTATTTTGAGAAATACGATGAC GAGTTAGTGGATAAGCTTAAGAGTGAGCTGTCGGGGAGTTTCGAGAAGGCCATCCTCGCCATGTTGGACCCCCCCGTCATCTACGCTGTGAAGGAACTGAGAAAAGCCATGAAGGGAGCAGGCACTGATGAAGACGTGCTGGTCGAGCTCCTCTGCACCGCCACAAATGCT GACATTGCCTTGTTCAAGGAATGCTACTTTCAGG TGCATGAGCGTGACCTCGAGGCTGATATTGAAGGAGACACCAGTGGGGATGTGAGAAACCTGCTCACAACTCTTCTGCAG GGCATGAGAGATGAGAGCTATGAGGTGGATGAGGCCCTGGCTGAACAAGATGCTACCTCTCTCTTTGAG GCTGGAGAGGGATGTTTTGGAACAGACGAGTCCACGTTTAGCTACATCCTAGCCAGCAGGAATTACCTGCAACTCCAGGTCACCTTCAAGATTTATGAGCAG CTCTCTGGAACTGAAATCCTAGACGCTATTGAGAACGAGACCTCTGGGACACTGAAGAGATGCTACATCACTCTTG TCAGAGTCGCCAAGAACCCACAGTTGTACTTTGCCCGACGTCTGAATGAGGCGATGGCAGGAGCAGGCACTGATGAGGACACTGTTATTCGCATCATTGTATGCCGCTCAGAG TATGATCTGGAGACCATTAAAGACATGTACCTGGAGAAGTACGACGTCTCCCTGAAAGATGCCCTGAGGGATGAATGCAGTGGTGATTTTAAACGCCTGCTCTTGGCTATCTGCCATTAG